The following coding sequences are from one Streptomyces venezuelae window:
- a CDS encoding glycosyltransferase family 39 protein, whose protein sequence is MPYGFSEPSTAAPTRVPAPASRPPHGTAPTPPCLRARTAAALRHAWPALAAYTAVRALGLLVFTVWAHRDRRSVRHLLMESWDCDWYLKIAQNGYAHELGTRIDGNNLAFFPLYPLLVRAGDALVPWLPRGAAGLSVSVGASVLAAWGIFAVGDRLYGRRAGVVLAVLWGSLPVALVQWMGYTESLFTALCAWSLYAVLSGRWLWAGSLAALAGLTRPTGVAVAAAVSLSALLTLPRPSDARTPRPVRPLIGALIAPLGWLAYVGWVGLRLGRWDGYFAVQKLWRNEWDGGVATWRRMRDLFVTERPALFVAMVTVVLLGAVVLFVLSVGDRQPLPLLIFSGLLLVIVLGSSGVYFPRARFLLPGFPLLLPVAAALARARAHVLVTVLTAAALTSAVCGGHMLLGWHGPP, encoded by the coding sequence CGCCCACGCCGCCGTGCCTGAGGGCCCGCACCGCCGCCGCCCTCCGCCACGCCTGGCCCGCCCTCGCCGCGTACACGGCCGTCCGCGCGCTCGGCCTCCTGGTGTTCACCGTGTGGGCCCACCGCGACCGCCGGAGCGTACGGCACCTGCTCATGGAGTCGTGGGACTGCGACTGGTACCTGAAGATCGCCCAGAACGGTTACGCCCACGAGCTCGGCACCCGCATCGACGGCAACAACCTCGCCTTCTTCCCGCTCTACCCGCTGCTCGTCAGGGCGGGCGACGCCCTCGTGCCGTGGCTGCCGCGGGGCGCCGCGGGCCTCTCGGTGTCGGTGGGCGCCTCGGTGCTCGCCGCGTGGGGGATCTTCGCGGTGGGCGACCGGCTGTACGGCCGCAGGGCCGGGGTCGTCCTGGCCGTGCTCTGGGGCAGCCTGCCCGTGGCGCTCGTGCAGTGGATGGGCTACACGGAGTCCCTGTTCACGGCGCTGTGCGCGTGGTCGCTGTACGCGGTCCTCAGCGGTCGATGGCTGTGGGCGGGCTCCCTCGCCGCACTGGCGGGTCTCACCCGGCCCACGGGCGTGGCGGTGGCCGCGGCGGTCTCCCTGAGCGCCCTGCTCACCCTGCCCCGCCCATCCGACGCCCGCACACCCCGCCCCGTCCGCCCGCTCATCGGCGCCCTCATCGCCCCCCTCGGCTGGCTCGCGTACGTCGGCTGGGTGGGCCTGCGCCTCGGCCGCTGGGACGGGTACTTCGCCGTACAGAAGCTGTGGCGCAACGAGTGGGACGGCGGCGTCGCGACGTGGCGGCGGATGCGGGACCTGTTCGTCACCGAGCGGCCCGCGCTGTTCGTGGCGATGGTGACGGTCGTCCTGCTGGGCGCCGTCGTGCTGTTCGTGCTCTCGGTCGGCGACCGACAGCCGCTGCCCCTGCTGATCTTCAGCGGTCTGCTGCTCGTGATCGTGCTCGGCAGCAGCGGCGTCTACTTCCCCCGGGCCCGCTTCCTGCTGCCCGGCTTCCCGCTGCTGCTGCCGGTCGCCGCGGCGCTGGCGCGCGCGAGGGCACACGTACTCGTGACGGTGCTGACCGCGGCGGCGCTCACGTCGGCGGTGTGCGGCGGCCACATGCTCCTGGGCTGGCACGGCCCACCGTGA
- a CDS encoding PH domain-containing protein has protein sequence MSDPRDPVAEPAYKDRTFRSPAGIAGGVLLLALGAWLGVDAVIRGEGRTPWLALAGLLLAVPLVVAFTVRPVVYANDDRLRIRNPFRTITLPWASVASLRSGYSNEVLTNDGAKYQLWAIPVSLRGRKRAARRKSQAAAAGDPTGGRPFLDPHAPPTRAPGDLSMDELRELAERRAQEESAQGEPVVRWAYEIVAPCAAGAVLLAVLLAVT, from the coding sequence ATGAGCGACCCTCGAGACCCCGTGGCGGAGCCCGCCTACAAGGACCGCACCTTCCGGTCCCCGGCCGGCATCGCCGGCGGCGTCCTGCTGCTCGCCCTCGGCGCCTGGCTCGGCGTCGACGCGGTGATCCGCGGCGAGGGCCGCACCCCGTGGCTCGCGCTCGCCGGGCTGCTCCTCGCGGTGCCCCTTGTCGTCGCCTTCACGGTACGGCCCGTCGTGTACGCCAACGACGACCGGCTCCGGATCCGCAACCCCTTCCGCACCATCACGCTGCCGTGGGCGTCCGTCGCGTCGCTCCGCTCCGGCTACTCCAACGAGGTCCTCACCAACGACGGCGCCAAGTACCAGCTCTGGGCGATCCCCGTCTCGCTGCGCGGCCGCAAGCGGGCGGCGCGCAGGAAGTCGCAGGCCGCCGCGGCGGGCGACCCGACGGGCGGCCGTCCCTTCCTCGACCCCCACGCGCCGCCCACCCGCGCGCCGGGCGACCTCTCCATGGACGAGCTCCGCGAACTCGCCGAACGGCGCGCCCAGGAGGAGTCCGCGCAGGGCGAGCCGGTGGTGCGCTGGGCGTACGAGATCGTGGCGCCGTGCGCGGCGGGGGCGGTGCTCCTCGCGGTGCTGCTCGCGGTGACCTGA